The proteins below are encoded in one region of Triticum aestivum cultivar Chinese Spring chromosome 1B, IWGSC CS RefSeq v2.1, whole genome shotgun sequence:
- the LOC123111635 gene encoding nucleolar MIF4G domain-containing protein 1, translating into MTGKEEQKSRKEKRKEARSEKHKLRFLSWVQHQGGKNKKTAVVSMQPSPAEEVKPKKEPKKRRREPEDSHKSKSKFQEYLEMEMGGAAVGREEDLEMERKLAKKLRVKKGKLGGPDDGMDDLFADLGFCGDYGSDGETKDTKPEKKKRSRKNKNLKDDAMEGSGKVVDDSKVDKKKKKRKNKKVKDDASEEPGGGGVEMAEESDVSVHESEDEELNAVETPPASKAKYVPPSLRAISSSESEEISLLRRRVRGLLNRLSESNVESITQEVAAIFRSIPRGVGCQLIGDEVLASCSRGPRGNEQYAAVFAAFIAGMTCLVGMDFSAKILSSLAKSFEDEYSKDDGLSVRNLMLLFSYLCIFDVIACDLVYDLLSVLSERLTELDVSTVLTILQCCGMKLRGDDPGAMKDFVLSIQNSVRQSKLRSAGREDGKADLHSKRMEFMLETICDIKNNKKRAKEDPSQHTRVKKWLQKLKSEDILLRGLKWSKLLDPEKKGQWWLSGDVSSTAGNVEDVAAVISKEVVEAQKLVQLAAAQRMNTDIRRAIFCIIMSAEDYVDAFDKILRLDLSGKQDREIMRVIVDCCLQEKTFNKYYTVLASKLCSHDKNHKFSLQYCIWDRFKELDEMELNRSMNLAKLVAEMLASFSLSLATLKVVNLANPVEMTPKKIMHFRMMFETLMQKEDSLMWNVFTRIAGNPELEMLRDGIVMFVRQHVIAKDEGKELAGKFKIAKKALDNSSGVLM; encoded by the exons ATGACTG gGAAGGAAGAGCAGAAGTCTCGCAAGGAGAAGCGTAAGGAAGCGAGATCGGAGAAGCACAAGCTGCGGTTTCTCTCTTGGGTTCAGCACCAG GGTGGCAAAAATAAGAAGACGGCAGTGGTGTCCATGCAACCTAGTCCAGCAGAGGAGGTAAAACCAAAGAAAGAACccaagaagaggaggagggagccTGAGGATAGCCACAAGTCCAAGTCCAAATTCCAGGAGTATCTTGAAATGGAGATGGGTGGTGCTGCTGTGGGCAGAGAGGAGGATCTGGAGATGGAGAGGAAGCTTGCAAAAAAGCTCAGGGTGAAGAAAGGAAAGCTGGGAGGTCCAGATGATGGTATGGACGATCTTTTTGCGGATCTCGGATTTTGCGGTGACTATGGTTCGGATGGTGAAACAAAAGATACTAAACCAGAAAAGAAAAAACGGAGCAGGAAAAATAAGAATCTGAAGGATGATGCAATGGAGGGCAGTGGGAAGGTAGTCGATGATAGTAAGGtagacaagaagaaaaagaagaggaaaaataaGAAAGTGAAGGACGATGCTTCGGAGGAACCGGGTGGTGGAGGTGTGGAAATGGCTGAAGAAAGTGATGTATCAGTTcatgaatctgaggatgaagagcTTAATGCGGTTGAAACGCCCCCGGCGTCAAAGGCGAAGTATGTACCTCCTAGTCTCCGTGCTATTTCTAGTTCAGAATCAGAAGAAATCTCCCTGTTACGCCGAAGAGTGAGAG GACTTCTGAACAGGCTTTCGGAGTCCAATGTGGAGTCTATTACTCAGGAAGTTGCTGCAATTTTTCGC TCGATTCCACGAGGTGTTGGCTGTCAGTTAATTGGTGATGAAGTTTTGGCAAGTTGTTCCCGGGGACCTCGTGGCAATGAACA GTATGCTGCTGTATTTGCAGCCTTTATTGCTGGTATGACATGCTTGGTTGGTATGGACTTTAGTGCCAAAATCCTTTCCTCTCTTGCGAAATCTTTTGAG GATGAGTACTCAAAAGACGATGGGTTATCAGTGAGAAATCTTATGTTACTTTTCTCTTATTTGTGCATATTCGACGTCATTGCATG CGATCTTGTGTATGATCTTCTCTCAGTGCTGAGTGAGCGCTTGACAGAGCTGGATGTCTCAACAGTGTTAACCATCCTGCAGT GCTGTGGAATGAAGCTGCGGGGAGATGACCCAGGTGCAATGAAAGATTTTGTACTCAGCATTCAGAACTCGGTAAGGCAGTCCAAATTGCGCTCAGCTGGCCGAGAAGATGGAAAAGCAGATCTACATAGTAAACGA ATGGAGTTTATGCTTGAGACGATATGTGACATTAAGAACAACAAGAAAAGGGCCAAAGAGGATCCTTCACAGCATACCCGTGTAAAAAAGTGGCTTCAAAAG CTAAAGTCAGAAGATATCCTCTTGCGCGGGCTAAAATGGAGTAAGCTGTTGGATCCTGAGAAAAAAGGGCAGTGGTGGTTGTCAGGGGATGTATCGTCCACAGCAGGCAATGTTGAAGATGTTGCAGCAGTTATCAGCAAGGAGGTTGTAGAGGCACAGAAACTGGTTCAGCTTGCAGCCGCCCAGCGGATGAACACAGATATACGAAGAGCAATCTTTTGCATCATAATGAGCGCCGAAGACTATGTAGACGCTTTTGACAAGATCCTGAGGCTGGACCTATCTGGGAAGCAG GATCGAGAAATTATGAGAGTCATTGTTGACTGTTGTCTGCAAGAAAAGACTTTCAATAAATATTACACAGTCCTCGCCTCCAAGCTATGTAGCCATGATAAGAATCATAAGTTCAGTTTGCAG TACTGCATCTGGGACCGTTTTAAGGAGCTAGATGAGATGGAGTTGAATCGGTCCATGAACCTTGCGAAACTAGTTGCTGAGATGCTCGCAAGCTTCTCCTTGTCGCTGGCAACACTGAAGGTTGTCAACCTGGCGAACCCAGTGGAGATGACCCCCAAAAAGATCATGCATTTCCGGATGATGTTTGAGACCTTGATGCAGAAAGAAGACTCGCTTATGTGGAACGTCTTTACCCGTATCGCGGGGAACCCGGAGCTGGAGATGTTGAGAGATGGAATCGTGATGTTTGTCAGGCAGCATGTGATCGCCAAGGACGAAGGGAAGGAGTTGGCTGGCAAATTCAAGATCGCCAAGAAGGCGCTTGATAACTCTTCTGGAGTTTTGATGTGA
- the LOC123111642 gene encoding pentatricopeptide repeat-containing protein At2g34400, with product MPSAPPVSSAVSKLHSRCHSLSTMKQLHAHLLLHHHPFPYNHFLSKLLSISSSSATTTAAAADYALLLLASHPAPTAFSFNVALRFFAASRPRVSLQLSLRMLRSALRPDAYTLPFLLLAAARCPAPAFAVSAHALLQKLGLQDHDHTVHSLITMYSNLGRPRAARRVFDGILRRDVVSWNSMIKAYQAAGMKDDAARMFRAMVAEGAVPPNAVTVAVVLAACRDAGDLVLGRWLEEWVRSAGMEVGSLVGSALVGMYEKCGEMAEARRVFDAIADKDNVAWNALITGYAQNGMSKEAISLFHSMRQAGACPDKITLVGVLSACAAVGALELGTELDRYASQRGFYNNVYVGTALVDMYSKCGDLTRAIQVFEKLPCTNEASWNALICGLAFNGRGHEAIRQFELMRKQEGLRPDDITFIGVLSACVHAGLLKDGRRWFDSLTSEFQIIPKIEHYSCMVDLLARAGHLEEAWDFIEKIPGKADAVMLGALLAACRKCKNVEVSVKVINRIMLLEPSNSWNYVVSSKIYASSDRLDDSARMRGLMRERGVSKIPGCSWIEVSGRVLEFYAGDEPQHGAEDMYQLLDMLVDEMRLEGYVPNLDLV from the exons ATGCCCAGCGCGCCACCCGTCTCCTCCGCCGTCTCCAAGCTCCACTCGCGATGCCACTCCCTCTCCACCATGAAGCAGCTGCatgcccacctcctcctccaccaccaccccttCCCGTACAACCACTTCCTCTCCAAGCTCctatccatctcctcctcctccgccaccaccaccgccgccgccgccgactacGCGCTCCTCCTGCTCGCCTCGCACCCGGCCCCCACCGCATTCTCCTTCAACGTCGCCCTCCGCTTCTTCGCCGCCTCCCGCCCGCGCGTCTCCCTCCAGCTCTCCCTCCGCATGCTCCGCTCCGCGCTCCGCCCTGACGCCTACACGCTCCctttcctcctcctcgccgccgcccggtgcccCGCGCCGGCCTTCGCCGTCTCGGCGCACGCGCTCCTGCAGAAGCTCGGGCTGCAGGACCACGACCACACCGTCCACTCCCTCATCACCATGTACTCCAACCTcggccgcccccgcgccgcccgcaGGGTGTTCGACGGAATCCTCCGGCGGGACGTCGTGTCCTGGAACTCCATGATAAAGGCGTATCAGGCGGCGGGGATGAAGGACGATGCGGCGCGCATGTTCCGCGCGATGGTCGCCGAGGGCGCGGTGCCGCCCAACGCGGTGACCGTGGCGGTCGTGCTCGCGGCGTGCAGGGACGCCGGAGACCTGGTGCTTGGTAGGTGGTTGGAGGAGTGGGTGAGATCCGCGGGGATGGAGGTGGGATCGCTCGTCGGCTCGGCTCTCGTTGGGATGTACGAGAAGTGTGGGGAGATGGCGGAGGCGAGGAGAGTGTTCGACGCCATCGCTGACAAGGATAATGTCGCTTGGAATGCCTTGATCACTGG GTACGCTCAGAACGGCATGTCAAAGGAAGCCATTTCCTTATTTCACAGCATGCGGCAAGCAGGGGCATGTCCAGATAAGATAACCTTGGTAGGGGTGCTCTCGGCCTGTGCTGCAGTTGGTGCTCTGGAGCTAGGCACTGAACTTGACCGCTATGCCTCACAAAGAGGCTTCTACAACAATGTCTACGTTGGGACTGCTTTAGTGGATATGTACTCAAAGTGTGGAGACCTTACTAGAGCCATACAAGTGTTTGAAAAATTGCCATGCACGAATGAAGCTTCATGGAACGCCTTGATTTGTGGTCTTGCCTTTAATGGGCGAGGCCATGAAGCTATTCGGCAGTTTGAATTGATGAGGAAGCAGGAAGGGCTCCGGCCAGACGATATCACTTTCATAGGAGTACTTTCTGCCTGTGTGCATGCAGGGTTGCTGAAAGACGGTCGGCGTTGGTTCGATTCCTTGACATCTGAGTTCCAAATCATTCCCAAGATCGAGCACTACTCATGCATGGTTGATTTATTGGCACGTGCCGGACATTTAGAAGAAGCATGGGATTTCATTGAGAAGATCCCTGGTAAGGCAGATGCGGTGATGTTGGGGGCTTTGCTTGCCGCTTGTCGGAAATGCAAAAATGTTGAGGTCAGTGTCAAGGTCATCAACAGGATCATGCTGCTGGAGCCCTCAAACTCGTGGAACTATGTGGTTTCATCCAAGATATATGCAAGCTCGGATAGATTGGATGACTCTGCACGGATGAGAGGGCTGATGAGGGAGAGAGGTGTCAGCAAAATTCCAGGTTGCAGCTGGATTGAAGTTAGCGGCAGAGTTCTTGAATTCTATGCAGGGGATGAACCACAGCACGGTGCGGAGGATATGTATCAACTCCTTGACATGCTTGTTGATGAGATGAGACTGGAGGGATATGTTCCAAATCTTGATCTGGTTTAA